The sequence below is a genomic window from Lolium perenne isolate Kyuss_39 chromosome 4, Kyuss_2.0, whole genome shotgun sequence.
AAAAAATAAGACTAGGTGACACAGTGCTCATCTGAGACCAAAATCATGACTTTGCTTCATCGCAGCAAAAAATAccccgcttttgcttcattgaagcaaaaaaaacGGTTCAACTAAAATAGAAGGAGGGTTGCGACTGCTCACACTTTGCTTCGTCGCAGCAAAAAAAACCTTCCACTTTTGCTTCATTCAAGCAAAAAACTATTCaactgaaaataaaataaaaagactcGCCGGAGACTCTCGGAGCAACATacttcaccgaagactttgccggAGATTTCATAGAAAAAACTTTGTGCTATTGATGCTAAACCGACCTCGCTGGAGACATGGccggagacattgaagcaacaattTTATACTAAAATAGCAAAAACACATAACATTTGTAGCAAAAAAGTTATACTACAGTAGCATCCTCCACTACTCGCCAGAGACattgccggagacctcgccggagacattGTAGCGCAACATTTATACTAAAGTAGCAAAACCATAGAACATTTGTAGCAAATGATTTATACTATTGTAACATCGTCAACTACTCATTGGCGCAATGCCGACTGCATCCCAACTCCGGCTAGCATCAACATCACTCGCTTCTTGCGCCATCGTTGAGGGTCTGCAGCACAATCGTTGAGCCTTTGGAGCAATGCTGCTGACAGATTGCAGCTCCGTACGACAACATTTGCATCTCCATCGACCCACAACATTTGCATCTCCTCCTGACGTCGTTTGCAGCATAGTTCGTATGCGTGTGCATGGGAGAAAGAGGAGGCACGGCCGGGAGCGGCCGTCGAGCGGCGCGGCAGCTACGGGACAGCATGAGACTTAAGGGCTCGAGGCGGAACCGCAATGTGGGTCAGTAGCGCCATGATGGTCGACATGGCTGCAAGATAAGCACTGACTCTCTTCCTTTGCAGCTCCGTTGTCACCATGGGCGGAGCCAGGATTGGTTTTTAGTGGGGGCAAAGATGTGATTAGTGGTGCAAATATTTTTATTAAGTGGGGGCAAATCAATATTTAGCATGGCATATTATGAAGTGGTAGAAATTTGAgtgggggcagccgcccccattGGCTAAAGGCTGGATCCGCCCCTGGTTGTCACCTATTGCTCGCGGCACAACAACACTTCTTTATAGGTCCGCCACCAACCACATGTAGCAGGGCGACCAAAACATTTGCAGCTTCGCTGTTGACAGCATGCAGCAAGGCAGTCCAACATTTGCAGCTCCGCCCTTGCCCAACACTCTGCAAAGGTGCCCCCAGCTTGCAGCATCGATGTTGAACCTTTGTAGCTTcgacgcatgtctcttgaagcttcgGTAATGGGCGGTTGTAGCAGCACCAACAATGTTGGCAGAGGAGATCCCGCGAGCAGCACGCCCCTCACTGGGTGTTGGTGGTGGAGGAGCTCCGGAGACCTCGTTGGGCACACTGGCGTCGCCGGTGGTAGAGGAGGTGCTGGAGTGCACCGGCGCCGTGGACCTGCGTGTTCGTGGTGGTCCAAGTGCGGAGATCGGTGGTGGCCTCCTGGAGGCACAGGTCGGCGCAGTGGAGGTCAGCGACGGCGCCCCCGGGGCACATGGCGGCGGGGTGGAGGTCTGACGGAGGCCGGCAAAGTGGGGGTGGAGCGCGGGCTTCCGGCGAGGTGGAAGCGGAGGTCGCCGCGCTAAGATGCCCCGGCGCGCGGCGGCAGACATCGAGGTAGAGGTGGAGGTGCGGCGGCGGAcgtcgaggtggaggtggaggttggTGCTACCGGCGAGGTGGAAGAGGAGGTCGGGCGGAGGAGCTGCGTGGGGTACGACGACAGCGCTGCCTGCGGCCGCTCTCAGTACTTTCCCCGGCCCGGAACCCTGTTCTGCGTCCACGTTGATGAAGAGAAAAGGCAGGATAAGAACGTGGCCCACTAATGCTGGACACGCGTCAAGCTTTGGGTGAACCGATCGATCGGATCGGACGAGTCACAACCCGGAGGTTGCGATCAGCGCAGCCTCCGGAGGATACGAAGCATTTTCCTTCCAAGAACGGGTATACAATCTGTGCAAACACCCAATTTTTCATGTGGTTTTGCGCAGATCGGAAAGATCTGATCGGTTtaaaacattttttttttttgaacatggAGAGGCCCGTAGGCCTGGATACCATTAATAAAAGCTGCGGGTACAACTCTCAAAAGGGACCAGCAGGAAAAGAGCAAATACAACAAGGCCCCTAGCTTTTATAAAGAGAACCCTACAAAGATCTagaaaaaagcaatcgggtcctccGCCGCAGCAGACGAACACAGAACTCAAATCATGGCCGTCTTCATCGGCGCCGGGGACGGAACCACTTGGCGTCGAGTCGACGTGGAGCGTCACGACGAGTTCCAGACAAGGCCTCCTCTTGGAGGTTGAAGAAGCGCCGGGGATCACCACCGGCAAGATGCGCAGCCACCTGATGGCCATCTGAGTCGGCCAGGAAGCAAAGCCCGCCGAGATTGTACACCAAGATGCGGTATCGCAGCTCCAAGACCGCCTGACTCTGAAGATCAGAACGCCTCTCCACCACTTCTCCCCAACGCCGCCGCTGCGAGATGAAGAAGTCCGCAGAGTCGCTCTCCCCTTCCAAGCCAAGAAGCCAACACAAGCCTTATTAATGGAGTCTCCGGCGTTCCTACACCTCGCCGCTTTCGGCTCCGGCCATGAGAGCACTGCGACGAGAGTAAGAACAGCCAGCCAGCACCAGATCCGGCCCAGGAAATCCAGCACCATCCCCCCGGCATAAAGCCGACACACGGCATACCGCCGACACACATCAGAAAAACTACTATTATTTGAACTAGCTGCCTCTCGTTACCTGAACCGTACGCACAACAGCAACCTCGACCGACCTGACTGTCCTCAAACCCTGCAAACCTAGCTCGTCGGTCGATCCAAAGCCAAAAGAACCGCAAAGCAGCAGCCATGAGGACCGGCCTCCTCCTACTTCTTGTCATGGGCGTCGTGGCCGTGATTCAGGCCGCCGCCCCACGCCCGCTCAACCACCCCAGGATGAGGATCCAGGAGCTCCGCGAGCGGGCGAAGGCGGAACACGTCAAGCGGCGTCCGAACGACGGGACGATCATGTTCGGCGGACTACGCCcgctcaagaacatcgaccacccgAGGATCAAGGAGCTCGGCGAGTGGGCGGTGGCGGAGCACGTCAAGCGCGCCAACGACGGGCTCAAGTTCGGCAGGGTGGTAAGTGGCGAAGACCAGATTGTGGCCGGCATGAACTACTTCTTGCTCATCCAGGCGATCAACGGCGACGGCGAGAACGGGATTTACAAGGCGCGGGTGTACGAGCAGAGTTGGACCAACACACGCGAGCTCGTCTCCTTCGGGCCCGCTAACTGAGCCAAGTTGATCCGGCCGCCGCCACGGTTGGGCTAACGGAGAAGAGTTTTCATGTAATAGTATTTTCAAACACTCAAGATCGCAAGGAGAAATCTAGTCAAGCTTATATTTTTCTATTCACCCCAGTATTAACTAGTCTCTCGTGTAGCTCATTTAAACTATTTTTCAAGAATATGTTTCGGAAGGCATATATCAATCACATAGAAAAAGATACCGACCACCGATACACCCAAAAATGGCTACAACACACCACTAAACAAAGATTAGCCACCACGCACACTACAACAACGAAGATACAAGGGTCTTGCCCAAAACTCAATCACAAGCAGCTTCGTGACCAACGCTAAACACCTCCAAAGAACTCTCCTCATCGACGTACCAACCACCCTTGAGCGTCGAAGAGTCAACAGGTGGGTGGAAGGATTTGGCCAGCCCTGAGAAAGGCACCGCCTTGAAGTCGTCGGTGATGGCGTACATTGCGCCCTATAAGCTCAACCCTGACCAGCGGCAACACCAGAGCAACGCCGCCCCGGAAACAAAGTCTTTCAACAAAGAAACAGCGTCCTAAACTCTGCCATCGCCGATCGGACAACCCGATCTGGGTTTTCACTCGGGACACGAACCAGTGTGGTAGAGGGAGGTGTCAACACttcaaagcgacgcctccaaggaggggaaCGACGCTCGCAACCGTCGCCGTCACCGTCCATCACCGGCTCCGACGAAGACGGAGCACGATTTTCATCCGAAGTGCCGCTCACCCGTCGTCCCTTCCCACCATGCCTTGGAGCAGCACATTGCCCTCGTCGGATTGCACTACCACCGCCACAACACCTCAATGTCGTTGTTGTAGAGTTGCAGTCCACCGGCACAACCAGCATGGGATAGGGGGAGGAGACCCCCCATGTCGGCTGACCACCACGGCTGCAGCATCCGTGGGACAAAGCgaggaatggcgggaaaataaggTGGGACACGGCGAGAAATTGCAAGAGAATGTAGCGGAAAAACTGACGGCAAAATAGCTCACTAAATTGGTTAGGTTAAGCTGGGCTGTGATGCATTGATCATGCAACATTCCGGTCATCTGTAAGCCAATAAAACTTATTGGCTAACAGTTTGCAAATAGGTCCGGCATGATTGCCAAGAACTTATTGTTGCATGTGCTAGATCGACTAGTGTAGATCATTGCCGGGTAGGAGAGGGACTGTTGGTCTGCGAGCATTTACCTTATCCCTGGAGGACGACGAACCCGTCGGAGTCGACATGGTGGCGATGGCGACGATGACGGCGTGAGGTTGAGGGAGAGAGGTGGCGGtggagcttcccgtcggcactgcaCTAACCCTAATCGGTGGGTCGTCTGGTGGGGCGAGTGGCAGCTCAGGGCAACCTCGTCCCGAGTGCCACTGGCCCCCACCACTCTATATAGTGCAagcgacaggggcccaccaaccagcgaacggttgggcgcccccgatcagggcgcggac
It includes:
- the LOC127296564 gene encoding cysteine proteinase inhibitor 8-like, which encodes MRTGLLLLLVMGVVAVIQAAAPRPLNHPRMRIQELRERAKAEHVKRRPNDGTIMFGGLRPLKNIDHPRIKELGEWAVAEHVKRANDGLKFGRVVSGEDQIVAGMNYFLLIQAINGDGENGIYKARVYEQSWTNTRELVSFGPAN